The nucleotide sequence ttaatttttgtttttttcgacCTCGTTTTGCAACACGAATGCTCGGATCATTATCTGAATTATTCTCTTTCTTTACGTTTTATCTTCTAAACGTGGGGTCGTGTGTTCGACAGAATAGGAAGGAACCACACggaggaaaataaacacagacataCTTTAAATCTTCACTGTTCACTAACCTTCACTAATCTTCATATTCTGAGGGACTCGGTTTGAATCTAaattattagtgtttttttctgagcaggATTCCTATtgcaacaacacatcatcagtaggGTCAGACTAACCTGAACCAGCTCACACTCCCCATCAGTGGCTGAACAGTCCAACGCTTggtgaattctgcttcacaatgatAGGAAGACTGACATCGCTATGAACGCTTGGCCGCCACAAGCCAGTTATCCCTGACACctgcttaaaacccaaaaaggaAAACTTGAAGTAAAACGTTGATCAAGAAAGGTGTTAGAGAGTAATATAATCTAAACCTGAACCCAGAgagtctcctcctcctgtctcctccAGGGAACTCTGCGTTGATGGAGGCTGTCGCTGCCAGCAGGATGTCAGGTGTGCAGAGCGCTGTTGCCGGGGCAACTAGTGTGACGGGGAAAAGGCGTCTAGAGGAGCGGTCGGCGTTCGACAAGCGTCTGAGGTTCAGCGTTCGGCAGACGGAGAGCGCCTACCGTTACCGCGACATCGTGGTCAAGAAACAAGACGGCTTCACCCATATCCTGCTGTCCACCAAGAGCTCCGAGAACAACACGCTGAACCCCGAGGTAGGCCCCGCCCCTTCACTTAGACTCCTCCCCCTCCCAacagtaaacacacctgatcacccAGAGTTTTTCCTCCCTGTCAGGTGATGAAGGAGATCCAGAGTGCCATGGCGACGGCGGCGTCGGACGACAGTAAGCTGGTGTTGCTGGGCGCCGTAGGCAGCGTGTTCTGCTGCGGCCTCGACTTCCTGTATTTCATCAGACGCCTGACAGACGACAGGAAGAAGGAGAGCATCAAGATGGCTGAGACCATCAGGTAACCTGCGAACGGGTGGCAGCGCCGTGTGATGTCATCAGTGATTACGAAGCGTTGACttctgacctcctcctcctcctcagaacCTTCGTCAACACCTTCATCCAGTTCAGGAAGCCCATCGTGGCGGCGGTCAACGGCCCAGCACTGGGTCTGGGGGCGGCCCTCCTACCGCTGTGTGACGTGGTGTGGGCCAATGAGAAGGCCTGGTTCCAGACGCCGTACACCTCCTACGGCCAGACGCCCGACGCCTGCGCCTCCTTCACCTTCCCCCGCATCATGGGGCTGGCCTCGGTTAGTGGTACCGCCTCCCCTGCGCTTCTCCCTGCACGCTCCTCCCCTAATATGCTCCTCCCTCTATGCTCCTCCCCCTCTATACTCATTCCCCTTTATGCTCCTCCCGCTCTATGCCCCTCCCCCTCTGTGCTCCTCCTTCTCACTCTCTCTGTTCTCCAACAGgccaatgagctgctgctgagcgGCAGGAAGTTGACGGCCCAGGAGGCGTGTTCTAAAGGTCTGGTGTCTCAGGTTCTGTGGCCGGGAACCTTCACCCAGGAGGTGATGCTGAGGATCAAAGAGCTGGTGATGGTCGACTCTCTGgtcagtaacacacagtaacacacacagtaacacacacacacacacacacacacacacacacacacacacacacagtaacacatacacacacagtaacacatacacacacagtaacacatacacacacacagtaacacacagagtTTGAAGCAAAACTTTGATAATGAAGGTTACTGGAGATGGTTTTACTTGTCTTGTTTTACTTGTCTGGTTCTTTGGGTTCTTATTCTCCATGCGTCTgtggttctgctgcaggttctgaAGGAGTCCAAAGCCCTGATGAGGAACACCAGCCGCGGTGCTCTGGAACAGGCCAACGAACGCGAGTGTGAAGCCCTGAAGAGAGTCTGGGGCTCGTCTCAGGGCACCGACTCCATCCTGCAGTACCTGCAGAGGAGAACCGAGCTCTGCTAGAACCTGGACCGGGAATAGAACCAGGACTGCCTCTCCAACTCGGCGATTTGAGTGGGCACCTCTGACTGAACATGGAGCAGTTGTGAACTTTTAAGTTATACTTGGAGCAGAACGCCGAGTGAGAACAGTGGAACGTTCTCTGGCTTGTGTTCTGACGAGTCCAACCAGCATCAGGTCCTTCTGACCACCACAGGAACACAGCAGGACATGCTAGCTTAGCTGTagcttagctgacatgtttgtcTTCAGACAAACAGGCTCCTGAGGGGTTCCTCAGGGTTCCATCCTGGGTCCTCTGTGGGTGCTAGCATCAGGAAACATTGGctcattatttactgttttgccTGTCAGACAAAACTGAGGGTTTGCATCAGAGGAGAACCTGAACAGACCTCCTCAGGGTTAAATGCCCAATCAGACTGACTGTGTACTGTGTTTCCCTGGAGACAAGTTAAAATGGCAGATTTCATTAGAACTTCTGAAACTAAGACAACATtctgagctaagctaggctaacagttacCCCATGTTTTCAACCTTTAGCTATGCTAGCCTAACAGTATCCTCATGCATccagcctttatgctaagctaagctatcAGTTTCTCCCCACATCCAGCCTTTGtgttaagctaggctaacagtttccctagcctttatgctaagctggGCGAACAGATTCCccagcctttatgctaagctaggctagcagTTTCCCCagctttatgctaagctaggctagcagTTTCCCACAGACATACAGCTGATGTGAACATGAACTGTGGTGGAGGACAGCAGGATGATGAAATGTTACTGGATGTTCTACATGTAAATGCCCTACAGCACCCCCCTCAGGACAGACTGATCCGCCTGCAGGGGGTGCTGACAGGGACATGCAGTGATGAATCATGGGTAAGTAGTGACACCTGTCAGGTGGAGAGTTTGTGTCAGATTAAACACACATGATTAAGTCACATGACTGCTGTGTCGGCTGGTTTGTGCTGCATTCAGAGAACAGCGCCGCCTAGAGGTGTGTTGATGAACTGTTACCTGGAAACACCTGAGACCTGCTCCATGATGCCAGCTCAACTAATTCAGTTCAACCAATCCAGGTTAACTAATCCAGGTTACCTAATCCAGGTTAGCTAATCCAGTTCAACTAATCTAGTTCATCTAATCCAGGTCAACTAATCCAGGTTAGCTAATCAAGTTCAACTAATCCAGGTTAGCTAATCCAGTTCAAATAATCCAGGTTAGCTAATCCAGTTAAACTAATCCAGTTCATCTATTCCAGGTCAACTAATCCAGTTCATCCAATCCAGTTCAACTAATCCAGTTCATCTAATCCAGGTTAACTAATCAAGGTTAGCTATTCCAGTTCAACTAATCCACGTTAGCTAAACCAGTTCAACTAATCCAAGCTAGCTAATCCAGTTCAACTAATCCAGGTTAACTGATCCGTGTTAGTTAATCCAGTTCAACCAATCCAGTTCAACTAATCCAGTTCAACTAATCTAGTTCATCTAATCCAGATTAAATATGATACAGGCAGTAAGTagcacagctgctgcagtcagGAAGGAAAGTTCTCCAACCCTGAACATGTTCGTATACCTGCTCACCACACCTGAGACAGGAAGTAGACTGAtccaaacatatcatctagtctgatgatCACAAAGCttcatcctggtctcctcagaccaaagaaccttcttccaggtgtcttcagagtctccacatgtcttctggtgaactctagtccagatttaattggagctttttccatcagagtctttctctttgtctccatgaagCTTGAACCAGCTGTTAAACTGGATGAGCACCAAGAGCcatgacttttaaaggtttgttccacACAAAGTTTTCTCACTGATGATTACCGGGTTCAggggaatattccaccttaaactGAACATAGCTcttctataaaataaaaataattaccgTGTTCTGGTCCATGGGAGCTGCTGAGGCTGTGgatcaatgttccctgtaatttttcctgagtgtgagcaaacacacaaactccctgagcgttccttggaccactgtgagcaacatcagacgtgtgcactgtggtcacaccagcatcacatccattcaagttacatggttcattaaaagaatcacattacagcatttacatttctgttaaaacactttgtcaacaggagccagttgaaggctgcagtgattttagtgacactacaatgtataagagtgaagttattgaatatttgtctctctttactgttgcagcggttttgcaaattgcagatggaccctgttcactccatagacatcaatgttattcatgcagcttgaaagacagctactgttgataaaactgggcttgtagcacattgtctaccttacaacgatgggaaagaggcatcgtttatgttttgaccagtgttgccaactcctcagtaaggaaagtagctattggctgtcctaaaagtcactagaagtcgctaaatgacctcatcgcctaatttgcataatttcccgtttgcatgtaattgtaatcaacattgtgggagagacaaaaaattagtttaaaatacccaaaatatgtttctgaactagaggctaaatgcagtgatttattttagtgtgacagtgaagaaacattttcatttccatcccgctctgtaagcaggacgggatctgcagagactttgattcatctgccgtctggacatggagtgatgtgggtctcctctaatcagacagtgggatgctgcaggtcactagactgacctCCTGTGCTTtgggaaggggaggagctcacagcgccacctgctgctcgttgaggacagtaactgcagaacgatcccagctttcatgtcagacaggggcggatccagattaattttagtggggggcggggggcacaggggggtacaacagatattttggggggggggttgtaagaaaaaatgaaagctgctaccgtatttttcatgtttgtttttttttggctctttaacccaataggaaagctgtatatgaccttttcattttggactgttaacattcaaattatgatggacttgtttccttgtttatgtgaattacaacatcattagctgcaacatctgcctgttctgtaaaactggtagctcaacaacagcatcctgagggcaattaagtgacaaatattgtgcaagaacagcactattacaaccctgtcaatttccacttcttagaatgtttactgccaattatcacacataaaacaagaaataatattctgtactaatacttctgtactagccaatacacaatgaataaatattatctgaaagtcaggttattgttgtttatcagcacaatacaaaaagattcatgttagacatattccagttaagactctagaatatcatgatttatgtaaatttacctcaataatatgaatgttcaggttaagattgtacagtgatatttattatgtaagtttaactgattaaagtttatgactctgcactacaatattatttattatttagatttacatcattataatatttagggtcagaccctacagtattgagattaagaaatcaaatattctataaaatgtaaatacactgaactaatctggatatatttaagtgagactctacaatattatttatgacacaaatctatctaaatccaaatgttaatcatttttactccaaacatttactggactgatttaaacattaaaaccactcctttctaatcctctgctgtacgttcaaacctgaggccttaaatagaaacacacaagtatctgattgaaggaacttctgcagaatcctggttccagaacatgatgatagaattatagacaaactttaacaaaagctgcctgaaagtttacaggtttttatgttggatttcttcagtaatttaatgagttatcagcaataatcaagtgttNNNNNNNNNNNNNNNNNNNNNNNNNNNNNNNNNNNNNNNNNNNNNNNNNNNNNNNNNNNNNNNNNNNNNNNNNNNNNNNNNNNNNNNNNNNNNNNNNNNNtataaacccttaactcaccttactataaacccttaactcaccttaatataaacccttaactcacctcaaaacaaacccttaactcaccttactataaacccttaactcaccttaatataaacccttaactcacctcaacacaaacccttaactcaccttaatataaacccttaactcactcCAATACAAACCCTGAACTCACCTTAATATAAACCCTTCACTCACCCTAATATAAACCTTGAACTCACCTTGATTTAAACCCTTAGCTCACTTCAATacaaacccttaactcacctcaacacaaacccttaactcacctcaacacaaacccttaactcaccttaatataaacccttaactcactcCAATACAAACCCTGAACTCACCTTAatataaacccttaactcacctcaatataaacccttaactcaccttactataaacccttaactcacctcAATATAAACCCTTAACTTACCTCAatataaacccttaactcacgtCAACacaaacccttaactcaccttaatataaacccttaactcaccctactataaacccttaactcaccttAATATAAACCATTAGCTCACCTGTatataaacccttaactcacgtTAATATAAACCGGGGATGTCAAAGTCAAATACACAGAgggccaaaaaaacaaatttgctACAAGCCGAGGGCCGGACTGGGTCAATGTCTATTAAAACATATTGTAATGATTGCACATAGCCTATTGAACCAAGACCTAACACAGTGCATATTATTTAATGATTAAATGAATCATccaatattttttattactctGTCAGTAATTTCAagggaaaacattttcaacaggcaaacagcaaaaaagtaagtgtccttcaaaaacaaaatatgtttcttaatATCAAgataaatgcataaatgaaaTTGCATGCATtataaactgaaaatgcaatatTGTGCTGCTCTATGATCTTACCAGTTACTGCTTTCAAAtagtaaaatgagaaaataaaaaaaataaatcaaatcagTTGTATTCTTTCTCATGGCTCTTATCTGCAATTTTCCCTGAGTCcattaactgaaaaataaataaataaataaataaataaataaaatacaataaaataaaatacaaaaatctatggcacacagacaaaacaatacttccttcaaagaaaaatcacGTCTTGtagaaacaaatgtaaaaatgtaactgaattaaaagctaaaaatacGTTAATGCTCTGTGATGCTCACTTGTCTGAGGCTGAGCCTGATACTTGGTGGTGTCTCATCTTTTGTACAAGTTCATCAATGCTCGGGGTCAGACTCTGAGCTGAGGAAATCCTCAGGATTGAGTGAAGGTGTTTATCAGTAAGACGGCTcctgtgtgatgttttgtttaGCTTCATCAAAGAGAACAGTTGTTCACAGGTATGTGCTGCCAAACATAGAGCGTCTGAGCAGCTTGGATGTGCAGATGGGGGATTGTGTCGGGGATGAAACCTGCAAACTCAGCAGCACTCACTCTCTCATatttttccttcagtgtgtCATTGCACCGGAGCTCAATCAACTCCATTTGTAGGTTTGGTGGTGCGCTTTCCACGTCAACTGCAAAAGGATTGCCGAGCAGTTCAAACCTGCTTTTTTGGGCTTGAAAGTCAGCAAATCGGCGTCAGAAGTCGGCGGCAAGTATGTTGAGTTTATCAGCAAACTGTGCACTCGGGAACACAGCGGTAGAGAGCTTCTCTTTCATGGTCTGGCAGCTGGGAAAGTGGCTCAAGTTTTCTTTCCACATCTGCGTCTCCCACAGACTCAGCTTGGTTTTAAACACCTTCACTGTACTGTACATATCAGACATGACACGCCCCCGTCCCTGCAGCTGCAGGTTCATCACATTCAGATGGCTCGTGATAGCGCACAGAAACGCCATTTCACACAGAAACCTTTCATCTCGGAGCTCTGTTGTGTCTTTCCCTTTGCGTTCCATGAACAGACGGATCTCCTCACGCAGCTCGAAACATCTCTGCAGCACCTTTCCCTGGCTTAGCCACTGCACCTCTGTGTGATAGGGCAAGTCACCATGCTCTGTATCTAACTCACCCAGAAATGCCTTGTACTGGTGGTGGCTTAAACCTTTGGCTCTGATGAAGTTAACTGCTCCTGTTATGGTGCTCATTACATGTTCCATTTTCAAGGCTTTGCCACACAACGACTCCTGGTGTATTATGCAGTGATAAGCTGTCAGCTCATCTGTGACGTTTTCCTCCTGCATCCTCTCACGTATCCTTGCCACCAATCCACTCCTGTGCCCACACATCGCTGGGGCTCCGTCTGTTGTCAACCCCACGAGTTTTTCCCAAGGCAGCCTCATCTCATTTACACATCTGGATACCTCTTCATACAGATCTTGTCCTGTAGTTGTGCCATGCATAGAACGTAATACCAAAAACTCTTCTGTTATATGCTCAGGCTGGAGTCCACTCCACGGATGAAAATTGGCAGCTGGGCAATGTCAGATGAGTCGGTGCTCTCATCCACAGCAAGGGAATATGCGATGAAATCTTTTCCCTTTCCCACAAGCTGTTCTTTTAGATTGGTGGAAAGCTGGTCTACACGTTCAGCAACGGTGTTTCTGCTCAGGCTCATGTTTGAAAATAGTTGCCTTTTGTCTGGGCACACTGCCTCACATACAGTTTTTGATAAACTCTCCCTCTGTAAATGGCCGGGCTGATTTTGCAACCTCTTCTGCCACAATAAAACTAGCCTTGACAGCAGCCTCGCTTTGTGATTTGGCTTTTGTGAAGAGAGCCTGCCGGGACTTAAGACCTCGTTTTAATTCTTCCACCTCCTGTAGCCTTTGTTCCGTGTCCATATTCTTGTCTTTGTCTGTGGATTTCTTAGACGTTTCGTGGTGCCTTCTTAGATTATATTCTTTCATTACAGCCAAACTTTCTCCACACAGAAGACACACAGGTTTGCCTTTTACCGCCGTGAACATGTACTCTGCCTCCCACCTGGCTTGAAACCCCCTGTTCTCAGCATCCACCTTCCGTTTAGCCATTTTTAGGGAGGGGGGTAGCTGGATGTTGACATCTGCTCTGACTGCTGATGAATAATGAAGCCAAGGCCTGCTTGAGTTCGCGGGCTACCGTTGCATTGTGGGGAATGTAGTATTGGTGCGTGCAAAACACCAGCGGGCGGCTGCGGCCTGCGGGCCGGTTCTAATACTAATTAAATATCATCCCGGGGGCCATAGATAATTCATTCACGGGCCGGATCTGGCCTGCGGGCCTTGACTTTGACATATGTGATATAAACCCTGTATCCTGTTTTGTAAccttaaacatttaagagttTTCAGCAGCAAACCCCTTAATATTTGAGAACAGTTCTGTAGTTAAAGTTTTAAGTTAacagaccagcagcagctcttcttGCCAGCTTTTTAGATGTTTCTGACTTTGGTTTGTGTTGGTGACATGAAGGCAGGCTgcagccagcaggaggcgccGCTGCAGAGGAGATTAGCTCACCAGTTTAAGGCTTTTTTCAGCTGCTTCCTGTCATGTGACCTGCAGGTGGACGGTCGTGGCCGAGATGAGCGCCAGCCGCAGCGCCGCCGGAGTGACGGTGTTTGACGGGAGGATCTTCGTGTCCGGAGGCCACGACGGTCTGCAGATCTTCAACACGGTCAGTGTGGAACCAGAGGAACATTCTCCAGCTGCCTGCAGCCACTTCATTAGGAACATCCAGTCAGATCTCATCTTTTAACATCAGATTAACGTTCCTGATCCCACAGTAGGAAAGTTCACTGTTCCAGCAGCTCCAGAAGTATAAAGGCAgaacaagaataaataagaaaaacacagagcagcaatCAGAGAGCATTAAATACAGATGATTGTTTTAATATTCTGTAGAAGACTAAATACAGAGGATGAGGGCTCAGTTATTGCTCTGGAGTACGTGGATGTTTGTGTAAATTGGGGAAAAGAAGTGCAACAGTAAACAGCGAAGTTTATAAAGCAGCACTGAACAATCTGACAGCTGGAATAAAGGAACTGCAGAAACGTTCCTTCTTAGGGTGGAACAGTCTGTTCCTGAAGGAGCTCCTGAAGGTGTTCAGTCTGAGGCAGAGGCTGGGAGGAGTTTCTGATGATAGTAggagtcctgcagctctgtggaaccagaacataATGAAGGAGAACCCAGAGATGTTCTGTTAGAACGATGAAACCAAAGAAGAACCGTTTCTGTTTGATAAAAACTGTGCAGCTTTATAAATGAACTGGAGACGCTCCGTTCTGAACATGAACAGCTGTGATTGTTAGTATTTCTGTTAGTATAATTACACTCTTAATCTGCTGGTATTACTAGTAGTATTATAATTATTAGAGGTtgaccgatatgggattttcaaaggccgatgctgataccgatttttaaaaaaattttcagccgatggccgatatctaaagccgattgtagaagccgatttttaaggccgatatccttaattttttaaagcacatcgattacaaaaggcaatttaaacactaaaagtatatacatgtatatattacaaattaaatacactagtagaactgtaacatttattgaacacaaaaagtgaaaaagtacaataacataaaaaatacttaaagtttacaaaaaatacaattaaaaagtaacctgaaagtggttagg is from Amphiprion ocellaris isolate individual 3 ecotype Okinawa chromosome 10, ASM2253959v1, whole genome shotgun sequence and encodes:
- the LOC111586476 gene encoding chromodomain Y-like protein isoform X2, with product MIYIHEFNRQYTERQRDATLLRSTRSSPSLHCSSAHRLPCRPPLTARGDNSPGVAGDCHQAKAPLGPPPLNPAGPTRPASQQQPDRFSSALMSASPVGSTRRSVDLSKTGIKILVPKSPMSNRLDSEESPSEAAHSLEAGAQEAHLVPPEVALLEKPAGVQLGPGEERARMGTRPRSQNPLPPPRAPITPAAMRSLSGTGNSALMEAVAASRMSGVQSAVAGATSVTGKRRLEERSAFDKRLRFSVRQTESAYRYRDIVVKKQDGFTHILLSTKSSENNTLNPEVMKEIQSAMATAASDDSKLVLLGAVGSVFCCGLDFLYFIRRLTDDRKKESIKMAETIRTFVNTFIQFRKPIVAAVNGPALGLGAALLPLCDVVWANEKAWFQTPYTSYGQTPDACASFTFPRIMGLASANELLLSGRKLTAQEACSKGLVSQVLWPGTFTQEVMLRIKELVMVDSLVLKESKALMRNTSRGALEQANERECEALKRVWGSSQGTDSILQYLQRRTELC
- the LOC111586476 gene encoding chromodomain Y-like protein isoform X1; translated protein: MATEELYEVERIVDKRKNKKGKVEYLVRWRGYGSEGDTWEPETHLSTCMIYIHEFNRQYTERQRDATLLRSTRSSPSLHCSSAHRLPCRPPLTARGDNSPGVAGDCHQAKAPLGPPPLNPAGPTRPASQQQPDRFSSALMSASPVGSTRRSVDLSKTGIKILVPKSPMSNRLDSEESPSEAAHSLEAGAQEAHLVPPEVALLEKPAGVQLGPGEERARMGTRPRSQNPLPPPRAPITPAAMRSLSGTGNSALMEAVAASRMSGVQSAVAGATSVTGKRRLEERSAFDKRLRFSVRQTESAYRYRDIVVKKQDGFTHILLSTKSSENNTLNPEVMKEIQSAMATAASDDSKLVLLGAVGSVFCCGLDFLYFIRRLTDDRKKESIKMAETIRTFVNTFIQFRKPIVAAVNGPALGLGAALLPLCDVVWANEKAWFQTPYTSYGQTPDACASFTFPRIMGLASANELLLSGRKLTAQEACSKGLVSQVLWPGTFTQEVMLRIKELVMVDSLVLKESKALMRNTSRGALEQANERECEALKRVWGSSQGTDSILQYLQRRTELC